A genomic window from Pseudomonadales bacterium includes:
- a CDS encoding RNA polymerase sigma factor: MTIGIDEQATLALIEAARGGNRDAFAAIFRSHHRRIFTLCLRMTGDTGSAEDLTQDTFVRVWRNLDSFRGGAKFSTWLHRIAVNTVISHTRRHRHWLSWRRESPDTVPELPAPAEFPGTQRDLESAIVQLPERARQVFVLVDVEGYTHDEAAAALKIAPGTSKAHLFRARSLLRELLE; the protein is encoded by the coding sequence ATGACCATCGGCATCGACGAACAGGCAACCCTCGCGCTGATCGAGGCAGCCCGGGGTGGCAACCGGGATGCGTTCGCTGCCATCTTCCGCAGCCATCACCGGCGCATCTTTACCCTGTGTCTGCGGATGACCGGAGACACCGGCAGCGCGGAGGACCTGACCCAGGACACCTTCGTGCGGGTCTGGCGCAATCTGGACAGCTTTCGAGGCGGTGCGAAGTTTTCAACCTGGCTGCACAGGATCGCGGTCAATACAGTGATCTCCCATACCCGCCGGCACCGTCACTGGCTGAGCTGGCGCCGGGAGTCGCCGGACACGGTTCCGGAACTCCCCGCTCCCGCCGAATTCCCCGGAACCCAGCGGGATCTCGAAAGCGCCATCGTGCAGTTGCCTGAGCGGGCCCGGCAGGTATTCGTGCTCGTGGATGTCGAGGGCTACACCCATGACGAAGCCGCTGCGGCGCTGAAGATCGCACCCGGCACGAGCAAGGCACACCTGTTTCGAGCACGATCACTGTTACGGGAGCTGCTTGAATGA